In Myxococcus stipitatus, the following are encoded in one genomic region:
- the fdhD gene encoding formate dehydrogenase accessory sulfurtransferase FdhD, with protein sequence MPPADARGIASRPVQRWNGDTLLAPEDDSIAVEEPLEIRVNGETLATTMRTPGYDRELAVGFLLAEGLIRGVNDLATVSHCGRPGEDGWGNTLEVTPAPGVVIDPDSERATRRGSLTTSACGVCGRRTVEDLLAGCAPLPPGPLLPPAAVARATERLREVQRNFARTGGVHAALALDAQGQLLAAYEDVGRHNAVDKVVGALLLSGALRAGLASEGGLTCQPAILAVSGRVSFEIVQKAIMARIPVIAGVSAASTLAIDLALRSGVTLATFVRNGRFNLHTHPERLGPR encoded by the coding sequence CTGCCCCCCGCCGACGCACGAGGCATCGCCTCGCGTCCGGTCCAACGCTGGAATGGCGACACCCTCCTCGCCCCGGAGGACGACTCCATCGCCGTCGAGGAACCGCTCGAGATTCGCGTCAACGGCGAGACACTCGCCACGACCATGAGGACCCCTGGGTACGACCGCGAACTGGCCGTCGGATTCCTCCTCGCGGAGGGTCTCATCCGGGGTGTGAATGACCTCGCCACCGTGAGCCACTGTGGCCGTCCCGGAGAGGATGGCTGGGGAAACACCCTCGAAGTCACGCCCGCCCCAGGTGTCGTTATTGACCCCGACTCCGAGCGAGCCACTCGCCGGGGCAGCCTCACCACGTCCGCATGCGGAGTGTGTGGGCGGCGAACCGTGGAGGACCTGCTGGCCGGCTGCGCGCCACTTCCACCGGGTCCACTGCTGCCCCCCGCCGCCGTGGCGCGCGCCACGGAGCGCCTGCGCGAGGTGCAGCGGAACTTCGCTCGGACCGGGGGGGTCCACGCCGCCCTGGCGCTCGACGCCCAGGGGCAGCTGCTGGCCGCGTACGAGGACGTGGGCCGCCACAACGCCGTCGACAAGGTGGTGGGCGCCCTGCTGCTCTCCGGAGCCCTCCGCGCAGGCCTTGCGTCAGAGGGCGGACTGACGTGTCAGCCCGCAATCCTCGCGGTGAGCGGACGTGTCAGCTTCGAAATCGTCCAGAAGGCCATCATGGCCAGAATCCCAGTCATCGCGGGGGTTTCCGCGGCCAGCACGCTGGCCATCGACCTGGCCCTGCGTTCTGGCGTGACGCTCGCCACGTTCGTCCGGAACGGCCGGTTCAACCTCCACACCCACCCCGAACGCCTGGGCCCGCGCTAA
- the glp gene encoding gephyrin-like molybdotransferase Glp — MPLMSLSAARRAALEAMTPAASERVPLLDALGRFLAEEVRASRTLPGCDNSAMDGWAVRAEETRGANRDRPARLRVIETVYAGALPTRALQPGDAARIFTGAPIPRGADAVVRQEAARATPDGLAVDIFIPVPPGHDIRREGEEVLSGTSLVASGQRVSATVLGVLASQGATQVCVRPAPRVAVLATGDELVRPGEPALPHQVYESNLVLVAALAREAGADVCHLARARDDEDTLREAITRLASDVEVLITTGGASVGDKDHVKRVLASLGACFVVDGVALKPGKPVAVARLGPTTVVVLPGNPGAATVAFDQLARPVLLKHQGVIETRRRVHARLSEPRHKQAGLAYLITAMLEHGDASGPRAVLRPQGAGQLLQNVHAEGWVILPPGRADFSEGELVEMELFDRPRYHAVEATPEGLES; from the coding sequence ATGCCTCTCATGTCCCTTTCCGCCGCCCGGCGGGCCGCGCTGGAAGCCATGACTCCGGCCGCGTCCGAGAGGGTGCCCCTGCTCGACGCCCTGGGCCGCTTCCTGGCCGAGGAGGTCCGCGCCTCGCGCACCCTGCCCGGCTGCGACAACTCCGCGATGGATGGCTGGGCCGTGCGCGCGGAGGAGACACGCGGCGCGAACCGGGACCGACCCGCGCGGCTGCGGGTCATCGAGACCGTCTACGCCGGAGCCCTGCCCACCCGAGCACTCCAGCCCGGCGACGCGGCGCGCATCTTCACCGGTGCGCCCATCCCTCGCGGGGCCGATGCCGTGGTGAGACAGGAGGCCGCACGCGCCACGCCCGATGGCCTGGCCGTGGACATCTTCATCCCGGTGCCACCGGGCCATGACATCCGCCGCGAGGGGGAGGAAGTCCTCTCGGGGACCTCCCTGGTCGCCTCGGGCCAACGCGTGAGCGCCACGGTGCTGGGGGTGCTCGCGTCCCAGGGCGCGACGCAGGTGTGCGTGCGGCCCGCGCCACGTGTCGCGGTGCTGGCCACCGGCGACGAACTCGTGCGTCCCGGCGAGCCCGCGCTTCCGCATCAGGTTTACGAAAGCAATCTGGTATTGGTCGCGGCGCTCGCGCGCGAAGCGGGCGCCGACGTGTGTCACCTGGCTCGCGCCCGCGACGACGAGGACACCCTGCGCGAGGCCATCACCCGCCTCGCATCCGACGTGGAGGTGCTCATCACCACGGGAGGCGCGTCGGTGGGCGACAAGGACCACGTCAAGCGGGTGCTCGCGTCCCTGGGCGCGTGTTTCGTCGTGGATGGCGTGGCCCTCAAGCCGGGCAAGCCCGTGGCCGTGGCGCGGCTGGGCCCCACCACCGTCGTCGTGTTGCCCGGCAACCCGGGGGCGGCCACCGTCGCGTTCGACCAGCTCGCGCGCCCGGTGCTGCTCAAGCACCAGGGCGTCATCGAGACCCGGCGCCGCGTCCACGCGCGGCTGTCCGAGCCGCGGCACAAACAAGCCGGGCTCGCGTACCTCATCACCGCGATGCTCGAGCACGGCGACGCCTCCGGACCTCGCGCCGTGCTGCGCCCTCAAGGCGCGGGGCAGCTGCTCCAGAACGTCCACGCGGAGGGCTGGGTCATCCTCCCACCGGGTCGCGCGGACTTCAGCGAGGGCGAGCTCGTCGAGATGGAGCTGTTCGACCGGCCCCGCTACCACGCGGTGGAGGCCACACCCGAGGGCCTCGAATCATGA
- the mobA gene encoding molybdenum cofactor guanylyltransferase, protein MEPSGDSLDVTYPDVTFAIIAGGRGRRLSGVPKGLLEVEGRTVLARQLTLAPRFGAVVLVANTPEPYAPYGLRTVADAVPDKGAPGGVQAALAASDTPWVVTVACDMPFVSWEALRVLLGARGDDVDAVCFESSGRVEPLLAVYRSSLAQVWLATLSEDPSLRQLLSRFRARVLPESALRAVDPSLRSLVNVNTPEDLSAHGVELPRGR, encoded by the coding sequence ATGGAACCCAGCGGTGACAGCCTCGATGTGACATACCCAGACGTGACATTCGCCATCATCGCGGGAGGGCGGGGCCGGCGTCTGTCCGGAGTGCCCAAGGGCCTCCTGGAGGTCGAGGGCCGTACGGTGCTCGCGCGGCAGCTCACGCTGGCGCCACGCTTTGGCGCGGTGGTGCTGGTGGCCAATACACCGGAGCCCTATGCGCCGTATGGGCTGCGGACCGTGGCGGACGCGGTGCCGGACAAGGGGGCGCCGGGCGGTGTGCAGGCGGCGTTGGCCGCGTCGGACACGCCCTGGGTGGTCACGGTGGCGTGTGACATGCCCTTCGTCTCGTGGGAGGCATTGCGCGTGTTGCTGGGCGCGCGCGGAGACGACGTGGACGCGGTCTGCTTCGAGTCCTCGGGACGCGTGGAGCCCCTGCTGGCCGTGTATCGCTCCAGCCTGGCGCAGGTCTGGCTCGCCACGTTGTCGGAGGACCCGTCGCTGCGGCAGTTGTTGTCTCGCTTCCGGGCCCGCGTGCTGCCCGAGTCCGCGCTGCGCGCCGTGGACCCTTCGCTGCGCTCCCTGGTGAATGTGAACACGCCGGAGGACCTGTCGGCGCATGGGGTTGAGCTGCCTCGCGGGCGGTGA